A stretch of Metabacillus sp. FJAT-52054 DNA encodes these proteins:
- a CDS encoding M14 family zinc carboxypeptidase — MRKLIWIIAAFVFCISFTGTKSFTGTEEKASAAPFSVNANQVYTYDVMKKDLQALAATYPHLVSYKSVGKSEYGRDLYAVSIGKGPAQVFVNGSHHAREWMTTSLNMKMIDQYAKAYYSNSTINGLSAKSILDQTTIWFMPMVNPDGVSLQQYGVKSLPASSQSSALKMNGGSADFKHWKANAKGVDLNRQYDAKWSSICCSPGKPASENFKGYSPASTAETKVVLGFMKDIDPEMSLSYHSSGEILFWNFYQTGARYTRDLNYAKQLGRMTGYRLVYPGPNPSGGGFTDWFLQTYKRPAFTLEISPFVGDTSVPLKNFSKVWEENKDVGLYAAKEGYKLYQQRVGSTYDQQVSQVNSYLQSSFKLKPHYTANIKSQANLYISASMKKLYDQSDYEVKRAEGIASNLPAYYKENAMKNVRNAKQIRLQAAYFIDAVKAGDLLNKERSELQSFAANGTLNDETGAAYDELSRQLKKEEASIGKVYGGSERSLFGQKYLVPAKIAKETVIYEISRYRLLAEIKELKAKGTDPVILQEKFNLYDRLTERSAAVKKAGNQLYPGKYPDLPGFETTLKQIENELR; from the coding sequence GTGAGAAAATTAATTTGGATAATTGCCGCCTTTGTTTTTTGCATAAGCTTCACTGGCACAAAAAGCTTCACTGGCACAGAAGAGAAAGCCTCTGCTGCCCCGTTCTCTGTCAATGCTAATCAGGTCTATACGTATGATGTAATGAAAAAGGATTTACAAGCGCTTGCTGCTACATATCCTCACTTAGTGAGCTACAAATCAGTTGGAAAATCGGAATATGGACGTGATCTTTACGCTGTCTCGATCGGGAAAGGCCCTGCGCAGGTTTTTGTAAACGGTTCACACCATGCGAGAGAGTGGATGACTACCAGTCTCAATATGAAGATGATTGATCAATATGCAAAAGCCTATTACAGTAACTCAACAATCAATGGCCTATCAGCTAAGTCAATTTTAGACCAAACTACGATTTGGTTTATGCCCATGGTGAATCCTGACGGAGTTTCACTTCAGCAATATGGCGTGAAATCACTTCCGGCCTCCAGTCAGTCATCTGCGTTAAAGATGAATGGAGGAAGCGCGGATTTTAAACACTGGAAAGCAAACGCAAAAGGGGTCGACCTGAACCGTCAATATGATGCAAAATGGTCGTCGATCTGCTGCAGCCCGGGCAAGCCCGCTTCAGAAAACTTTAAAGGCTACAGCCCGGCATCGACTGCTGAAACCAAAGTGGTCCTGGGGTTTATGAAGGACATTGACCCTGAAATGTCGCTAAGCTATCATTCAAGCGGAGAAATCCTGTTCTGGAATTTTTACCAGACCGGTGCCCGCTATACGCGCGATTTGAACTACGCGAAGCAGCTTGGAAGAATGACTGGATACCGGCTCGTATATCCTGGACCTAACCCGTCTGGAGGAGGATTTACAGACTGGTTCCTGCAGACATACAAGCGCCCTGCTTTCACGCTTGAAATCTCTCCATTTGTAGGAGATACGAGTGTTCCGCTGAAAAATTTCAGCAAGGTATGGGAGGAAAACAAAGATGTAGGGCTCTACGCTGCGAAAGAGGGCTATAAGCTGTACCAGCAGCGGGTTGGTTCAACGTATGATCAGCAGGTTTCGCAAGTAAACAGCTATCTGCAGTCAAGTTTTAAATTAAAGCCGCATTACACAGCGAACATAAAGTCACAAGCAAACTTATACATATCGGCTTCTATGAAAAAACTGTATGATCAGTCCGATTATGAAGTGAAAAGAGCAGAGGGCATCGCCTCTAATTTGCCTGCCTATTATAAAGAAAATGCCATGAAAAATGTAAGGAATGCTAAACAGATTCGGCTGCAGGCTGCCTACTTTATTGATGCTGTAAAAGCAGGGGATCTTCTAAATAAAGAGCGCAGTGAGCTGCAGTCATTTGCTGCAAACGGAACACTGAATGATGAAACTGGAGCCGCTTATGATGAGCTTTCCAGGCAGCTGAAAAAAGAAGAAGCTTCCATTGGTAAAGTATATGGCGGCAGTGAAAGAAGCTTGTTTGGACAAAAATATCTTGTTCCTGCAAAAATCGCCAAGGAAACGGTGATCTATGAAATATCACGCTACCGTCTTCTAGCAGAAATTAAAGAATTGAAAGCAAAAGGAACCGATCCGGTCATTTTGCAAGAGAAGTTTAATCTTTATGACCGATTGACTGAAAGATCAGCAGCTGTAAAAAAAGCTGGAAACCAATTGTATCCAGGAAAATATCCGGATTTGCCGGGATTTGAAACAACACTGAAACAAATTGAAAATGAGCTTAGATAG
- a CDS encoding UDP-glucose/GDP-mannose dehydrogenase family protein: MQIAVVGTGYVGLVTGVCLSEIGHDVTCVDIDEKKVESMRQGLSPIYEPGLDELMKANIDRGRLHFTTNHKEAFAGAKAIYIAVGTPQREDGQADLRFVEQVAIDIANNIENDVVVVTKSTVPVGTNERVQSIVREHLKEDYKVHSVSNPEFLREGSAVKDTFEGDRIVIGSNNEEAAALLEEINRPFGIEIFKTDIRSAEMIKYASNAFLATKISFINEIANLCEKLEADVEDVAAGMGLDDRIGSKFLKAGIGYGGSCFPKDTSALVQIASYVQHDFNLLKSVIQVNGEQQRMLVTKAKQRFGTLEGKRVAMLGLAFKPNTDDMREAASITLAHELVKEGATVVAYDPIAADNAKKLLPSETLYVESPEEAITGADFAMIVTEWDQVKALTFNDYIEKMNEPIIFDGRNCYSLDQAAQYPVEYYSVGRKNITNQN, translated from the coding sequence ATGCAAATAGCAGTAGTTGGGACAGGGTATGTCGGCCTGGTAACGGGCGTCTGTCTGTCTGAAATCGGCCATGACGTAACTTGTGTCGATATCGATGAAAAAAAAGTGGAAAGCATGAGACAAGGCTTATCTCCCATTTATGAGCCGGGTCTTGATGAATTGATGAAAGCGAACATTGACCGGGGAAGACTGCATTTTACTACGAATCATAAAGAAGCATTTGCCGGTGCTAAAGCCATTTATATTGCTGTAGGCACGCCTCAGCGTGAAGATGGCCAGGCAGATCTTCGCTTTGTTGAGCAGGTAGCGATTGATATTGCGAACAACATTGAAAATGATGTGGTCGTTGTAACAAAAAGCACCGTGCCAGTTGGAACAAATGAGCGCGTGCAGTCGATTGTAAGAGAGCATTTGAAAGAGGATTACAAGGTTCACTCTGTCTCCAATCCGGAATTTCTTCGTGAAGGATCCGCTGTAAAGGATACGTTTGAAGGTGACCGGATCGTCATTGGATCCAATAACGAAGAGGCAGCGGCTCTTCTAGAGGAAATTAACCGCCCATTCGGGATTGAAATTTTCAAAACGGATATCCGCAGCGCGGAAATGATCAAGTATGCATCCAATGCATTCCTAGCGACGAAAATCAGCTTCATCAACGAAATTGCCAACCTTTGCGAAAAGCTTGAAGCAGATGTAGAGGATGTTGCGGCAGGCATGGGACTCGATGACCGGATCGGCAGCAAATTCCTGAAAGCGGGAATCGGCTACGGCGGCTCCTGCTTCCCGAAAGATACCAGCGCGCTTGTCCAAATCGCAAGCTATGTTCAGCACGATTTCAACCTGCTGAAATCCGTTATTCAAGTTAATGGTGAACAGCAGCGTATGCTTGTGACAAAAGCAAAGCAGCGGTTCGGTACCCTGGAAGGAAAACGCGTAGCTATGCTTGGTCTTGCGTTCAAGCCGAACACAGATGATATGCGTGAAGCAGCATCCATCACGCTAGCCCATGAATTGGTGAAAGAAGGAGCAACCGTCGTTGCCTATGATCCGATTGCAGCAGACAATGCGAAAAAACTTCTGCCATCAGAGACTCTCTATGTAGAAAGCCCGGAGGAAGCAATCACCGGAGCAGATTTTGCGATGATCGTGACTGAGTGGGACCAAGTAAAAGCTCTTACCTTCAATGACTATATTGAGAAAATGAATGAGCCAATAATTTTTGACGGACGCAACTGCTACTCTCTTGATCAGGCAGCCCAGTATCCGGTTGAATATTATTCAGTTGGACGAAAAAACATTACGAACCAAAACTAG
- a CDS encoding transglycosylase SLT domain-containing protein encodes MKLLTGAVLAASLLWTPAGVQAETGSCSEPSVIEMKNMLADAAKKYDVPVEIVKGIASKESGGLYQCKNGAPLVTSDGGIGIMQVTLSPGDHPEIDRERLKTDAAYNIDQGVSILKEKYTIKTNPVIENQSPYILEHWYFAVRNYNGNSGKNDPTQHPGSTYQELVYKNMSQFGNTVTTPFPVKNYDPNWKPGNAPMQWAYGYTASAGDLNKGDKVITKEPINNLRKEPNTKMPKLAEIGPNATVEILSDELFEDDNRNNLFGYYYVKVNGKTGYMASSNLKPLRIETANPLSINPNRKEGYGRIKLLKNVSSYKLVSGKEQPFKTYAKGAALRVYGTNNGSYNVGGGVYVKHDPAETKLVMAVAVDSRNKVAGYASEDKLLTIVMENGEVKYKKDGYKLFLGYVESAKPLTMYRSNGTVLKTLPANTGYRVHEIKNDRYDIGGGYYVKKTGTSYSPVFGGN; translated from the coding sequence GTGAAATTATTAACAGGAGCTGTACTAGCCGCATCTTTATTATGGACACCGGCAGGAGTACAGGCTGAAACTGGTTCATGCAGCGAGCCTTCGGTCATTGAGATGAAAAATATGTTAGCTGATGCAGCTAAAAAATATGATGTACCTGTTGAAATCGTTAAAGGAATTGCCTCTAAGGAAAGCGGAGGCTTGTATCAATGTAAAAACGGAGCACCGCTGGTTACATCGGATGGCGGAATCGGTATTATGCAAGTAACCCTCAGTCCCGGGGATCATCCTGAAATTGATCGGGAACGCCTGAAAACAGATGCTGCGTATAATATTGATCAAGGCGTCAGCATTCTGAAAGAGAAATATACTATTAAAACGAATCCTGTTATTGAAAATCAATCTCCTTATATTCTTGAGCATTGGTATTTTGCTGTGCGGAACTATAATGGGAATTCCGGTAAAAACGATCCGACACAACATCCAGGATCTACGTATCAGGAATTAGTTTATAAAAACATGAGCCAATTTGGTAATACGGTTACAACCCCATTCCCAGTAAAGAACTATGATCCAAACTGGAAGCCTGGTAATGCTCCTATGCAATGGGCTTACGGATATACAGCATCTGCAGGTGACTTAAATAAGGGAGATAAGGTCATTACGAAAGAGCCAATCAACAATTTGCGCAAGGAACCGAATACGAAGATGCCTAAATTAGCTGAGATTGGTCCGAATGCTACGGTAGAAATTTTAAGTGATGAGTTATTTGAAGACGATAACCGGAATAATTTGTTTGGCTACTATTATGTAAAAGTAAATGGCAAAACAGGCTATATGGCTTCGTCCAACCTGAAACCGCTCAGAATTGAAACAGCAAATCCCCTATCGATCAACCCGAATAGAAAAGAAGGATACGGAAGGATCAAGCTTTTGAAAAATGTGAGCTCCTATAAATTAGTCAGCGGCAAGGAGCAGCCGTTTAAAACGTATGCGAAAGGTGCTGCCCTAAGGGTATACGGCACAAATAACGGCTCGTATAACGTAGGCGGCGGAGTGTATGTGAAACACGACCCAGCAGAAACAAAACTCGTGATGGCGGTTGCAGTGGATAGCAGAAACAAAGTTGCGGGCTATGCCTCTGAAGACAAGCTGCTAACGATTGTAATGGAAAATGGAGAGGTAAAGTACAAAAAGGATGGCTACAAGCTTTTCCTTGGATATGTGGAGAGTGCTAAGCCTCTTACCATGTACCGTTCAAACGGCACAGTGTTAAAAACCCTTCCTGCAAATACCGGCTACAGGGTACACGAAATTAAAAACGACCGCTATGATATTGGCGGCGGGTATTATGTGAAAAAAACCGGAACTTCCTATTCGCCTGTATTTGGGGGCAATTAA
- a CDS encoding NlpC/P60 family protein encodes MKKPIIALGLATSLLFSSYLPANDAKAASTSFETNIINISKQYIGVPYKWGGTTPSGFDCSGFVGYVFNKAGLSVPRTADGMYNSSSMESVSSKQPGDLVFFRTMSKPSVSHVGIYIGGNQFIHASSSKGVTTSSLGESYWRNAYVSAKRHSTLGTVLAAATENYTQSAKELASNLQSKYSTADKINGLDSSLIGEYNRLKAKSKDASFTEYMNRSARVIDAVKTGMDLEKETNELTSKLISGQRLDAETNKLYDELSYKIGKTESVIGKMYGASNRKVFNDRFVTQAKIARETTKYEVSMYRLMNDIDSLIAKGSVKTAIEHFETLSRLETRASKIKADGNALHAGGYHSLSKINADLKERKLALKAKLNL; translated from the coding sequence ATGAAGAAACCGATTATTGCTCTTGGATTAGCAACATCTCTATTATTCAGTTCGTATCTGCCAGCCAACGATGCGAAAGCTGCATCTACTTCATTCGAAACTAATATCATAAATATAAGCAAGCAATACATAGGAGTACCGTACAAATGGGGAGGAACCACTCCATCCGGCTTTGACTGCTCAGGGTTTGTAGGCTATGTATTTAATAAAGCAGGATTATCCGTACCCCGTACGGCTGATGGAATGTACAATTCAAGCAGTATGGAGAGTGTATCCAGTAAACAGCCTGGAGATCTCGTATTTTTCAGAACGATGAGCAAGCCTTCCGTTTCCCACGTAGGGATTTATATTGGAGGCAACCAATTCATTCACGCATCCTCTTCAAAAGGTGTAACGACAAGTTCACTTGGAGAGAGCTACTGGCGCAATGCATACGTTAGCGCAAAAAGACATTCTACGCTAGGAACTGTACTAGCTGCTGCGACTGAGAACTATACACAATCTGCAAAAGAGCTAGCTAGCAATTTACAGTCCAAATACTCGACTGCCGATAAAATTAACGGTTTGGATTCTTCTTTAATCGGGGAATACAATAGGTTGAAGGCAAAAAGCAAGGATGCTAGTTTTACAGAATACATGAATCGTTCTGCAAGAGTGATTGATGCTGTAAAAACGGGCATGGATCTTGAAAAAGAAACAAATGAACTCACGTCCAAACTAATTAGCGGACAGCGTTTGGATGCTGAAACGAACAAGCTATACGATGAGCTTTCCTACAAAATTGGCAAAACGGAAAGTGTAATTGGAAAAATGTACGGTGCATCTAACCGCAAAGTGTTCAATGACCGCTTTGTTACCCAAGCGAAAATTGCCCGTGAAACAACAAAATATGAGGTATCCATGTATCGTCTCATGAATGATATTGACAGCCTCATTGCTAAGGGATCTGTAAAAACGGCGATTGAACATTTTGAAACTCTATCAAGACTGGAAACGCGTGCTTCTAAAATTAAAGCAGACGGGAACGCTCTGCATGCAGGCGGATACCACAGTCTTTCTAAAATCAATGCCGATTTAAAAGAGCGCAAGCTGGCGCTTAAAGCGAAATTAAACCTATAA
- a CDS encoding 5'-nucleotidase C-terminal domain-containing protein has protein sequence MSKSKFLKSSIAAAAAASTVVAVNPVQAASSSKAEQAVKNAEFYSNSLSTFYKVDESGDLLLSPSILKSYNNSKEAISAARNEVSKLSSPRIKRLMNDRLEFSEIQRLRAAYIIDAVKYGEKLDSARYKVKADFLVLSPSELRRAYDDLRKQTMQLEKMVSKVYGPKSREVVNTRFVLPAKLTTESFSYEMTRYDYHQKAKAALSAKDQGTADKMFAIISMLETKGADLRAELTKLYPDNQLLKEFYSLIDASLEPALMKEKMDLRTQYKVLFPTNFELSVLHTNDTHANLDRAPRLATSIKETRAIKKNSVLLNAGDVFSGTLYFNEFKGQADLELMNLLDYDAMTFGNHEFDLGTVVLSDFVKKAKFPFVSANVDFSKDANMKAYAGSDVSAEPKDGQAYRAIVKNIDGERVGIFGLTTAETSTISSPGKDVVFEDYIAEAKEAVKQLEAQGINKIVALTHIGYQDGGGDNDVTLAKEVEGIDVIVGGHSHTMLSAPVMDNTGAEPTVIVQTGELSKNLGVLDVEFDTKGKVIKQAGKLIDIDQKSGDQFVIKEDEEAASVLNTKYRPAIDKVKNEVVAKSEVALNGVRADVRTKETNLGNLIADGMLARAKTINPKTVMAVQNGGGIRESIDAGDVTMGEILTVLPFGNSLAIMNLKGDEIKAALEHSVELAPKEAGAFLHVAGMKFTYDSTKPAGQRVVKVEVKEDGTNYTALDPAKTYSVATNAFTAAGGDNYTMFKKAYDEGRVSEPGFTDWETFSQYLKANPGIKPAVEGRIIDQSAGK, from the coding sequence ATGTCGAAGAGTAAATTCTTGAAATCCAGTATAGCGGCTGCAGCTGCAGCTTCCACTGTTGTAGCAGTCAATCCAGTTCAGGCAGCTTCGAGTTCTAAAGCGGAACAAGCAGTGAAGAACGCTGAGTTTTATTCCAATTCTCTATCCACGTTTTACAAGGTGGATGAATCCGGAGATTTGCTGTTATCTCCTAGTATTCTAAAAAGCTATAATAACTCCAAAGAAGCCATATCTGCAGCGAGAAATGAAGTTTCAAAGCTTAGCAGTCCCCGCATTAAAAGGCTAATGAACGATCGTCTTGAGTTCTCTGAGATTCAGCGCTTGCGTGCAGCTTACATAATTGACGCCGTTAAATACGGTGAAAAATTGGACAGTGCAAGATACAAGGTAAAAGCTGATTTTCTAGTACTGTCTCCATCGGAGCTTAGAAGAGCATACGATGATTTAAGAAAGCAAACGATGCAGCTTGAAAAAATGGTTTCAAAGGTTTATGGCCCGAAATCAAGAGAAGTTGTGAATACTCGCTTCGTCTTGCCTGCTAAACTGACGACTGAATCCTTCTCCTATGAAATGACCCGTTATGATTATCATCAAAAAGCTAAGGCTGCTCTTTCGGCTAAAGACCAAGGAACAGCGGATAAAATGTTTGCAATTATCAGCATGCTTGAAACGAAAGGTGCTGATTTAAGAGCCGAGCTTACGAAACTATATCCTGACAATCAATTGCTAAAAGAATTCTACTCTTTAATTGATGCTTCCCTTGAACCTGCTCTAATGAAGGAAAAAATGGACTTGAGAACTCAGTATAAAGTTCTATTTCCAACAAACTTTGAGCTTTCCGTTTTGCACACAAATGACACGCATGCGAACCTGGACCGTGCTCCAAGACTTGCTACTTCCATTAAAGAAACGAGAGCTATAAAGAAAAATTCCGTGCTTCTTAACGCTGGAGACGTATTTTCCGGAACGCTTTACTTTAACGAATTTAAAGGCCAGGCTGACCTTGAGCTAATGAATCTTCTTGATTATGATGCAATGACATTTGGTAACCACGAATTTGATCTTGGAACAGTAGTGCTTTCCGACTTTGTTAAAAAAGCGAAGTTTCCATTCGTCAGTGCAAATGTTGATTTCTCTAAAGATGCCAATATGAAAGCTTATGCCGGATCTGACGTTTCAGCTGAACCGAAGGATGGGCAAGCCTACAGGGCCATTGTGAAGAATATAGATGGAGAAAGAGTGGGGATTTTCGGACTGACGACAGCTGAGACTTCCACTATTTCAAGCCCTGGTAAAGATGTTGTATTTGAAGATTACATTGCTGAAGCAAAAGAAGCGGTTAAGCAGCTTGAAGCGCAAGGCATCAATAAAATTGTTGCGTTAACTCATATCGGCTACCAGGATGGCGGCGGAGATAACGATGTAACTCTCGCAAAAGAAGTAGAAGGAATTGACGTAATTGTCGGAGGTCATTCTCATACCATGCTGAGTGCACCGGTAATGGACAACACAGGTGCTGAGCCAACGGTTATTGTTCAGACTGGTGAGCTAAGCAAGAATCTTGGTGTGCTTGATGTAGAGTTTGACACAAAAGGAAAGGTAATTAAGCAAGCTGGCAAACTGATTGATATTGATCAAAAATCAGGGGATCAATTTGTGATTAAAGAAGATGAGGAAGCGGCTTCTGTCCTTAACACAAAGTACAGACCGGCTATTGATAAGGTTAAAAACGAAGTGGTAGCAAAATCAGAAGTAGCTCTAAATGGAGTTCGTGCAGATGTCCGTACGAAGGAAACGAACCTTGGAAACCTTATTGCCGATGGGATGCTTGCAAGAGCCAAAACCATCAACCCTAAAACCGTAATGGCTGTTCAAAACGGCGGTGGAATTCGTGAATCCATTGATGCAGGAGATGTGACAATGGGTGAAATCCTCACAGTTCTGCCTTTTGGGAACTCCCTTGCAATTATGAACCTTAAAGGTGACGAAATTAAAGCTGCACTTGAGCATAGTGTAGAACTGGCTCCGAAAGAAGCAGGAGCATTCCTTCATGTTGCAGGAATGAAGTTCACGTATGACAGCACGAAGCCTGCTGGTCAGCGTGTCGTGAAAGTAGAAGTGAAAGAGGATGGGACGAACTATACCGCTCTTGATCCAGCTAAAACGTATTCAGTAGCTACAAACGCGTTTACTGCAGCTGGCGGAGACAATTACACGATGTTTAAAAAAGCTTACGATGAAGGCCGGGTCAGTGAACCAGGTTTTACAGACTGGGAGACGTTTAGTCAGTATCTAAAAGCTAACCCTGGTATTAAGCCTGCTGTAGAGGGACGTATCATCGATCAGAGTGCAGGAAAATAA
- a CDS encoding S8 family serine peptidase: protein MGNIVKILFICCLLFGSALAVPAPQANADTSRYLVELSKNPADLAASLKEWSIIRSFSLDGHYYAVLTGEKSLQELKNNPAIISAGIDRKTTAASYKQTTPWGVKKSQAYRLNAKDCACKIAIIDSGISDHEDLKGRVQSKITYLYGKEILKTAKDTAQDQHGTHVAGIIAANNNTFGVTGMVPNAKLMVVKVFEGEYGGYFSDITAGIAWAVNNGAEVMNISLGVHASKDEVTERVLKSAYDKGVAIVAASGNEGLTVDYPASSAYTIAVGAVDQYYRMPAWSNYGKGLDLLAPGVDIQSTVQTNKYASYSGTSMAAPHVTAAISKLLPLYTGPKNGERVEWVRSRLKDYADVRSVAIKGRTLQVPVLNLYNSYYGLK, encoded by the coding sequence ATGGGGAATATCGTCAAGATTCTGTTCATATGCTGTCTATTGTTTGGTTCTGCGCTGGCTGTACCGGCTCCGCAGGCAAATGCCGATACATCGCGCTATCTTGTTGAACTGTCCAAAAATCCTGCCGATCTGGCTGCTTCTTTAAAAGAGTGGAGCATCATCAGAAGCTTTTCATTGGATGGGCATTATTATGCGGTCCTAACAGGGGAAAAGTCCCTGCAGGAGCTCAAAAACAACCCAGCCATTATCAGCGCCGGAATTGACAGAAAAACAACAGCTGCGTCCTACAAACAAACGACACCATGGGGGGTGAAGAAATCCCAGGCATACCGATTGAATGCAAAGGACTGTGCATGCAAAATTGCCATTATTGATTCAGGGATATCCGATCACGAGGATCTTAAAGGCCGGGTGCAGTCCAAAATAACGTACCTTTACGGAAAAGAAATTCTGAAAACGGCTAAAGACACGGCACAAGATCAGCATGGAACGCATGTCGCGGGAATTATTGCCGCCAACAACAATACATTTGGCGTAACAGGTATGGTTCCGAATGCCAAGCTCATGGTCGTAAAAGTATTTGAAGGGGAATACGGCGGATATTTCTCAGATATTACAGCTGGAATTGCGTGGGCCGTTAATAACGGGGCTGAGGTCATGAATATTAGTCTCGGCGTTCACGCAAGCAAAGATGAAGTAACAGAAAGAGTATTGAAAAGCGCCTATGATAAAGGAGTAGCAATAGTTGCTGCAAGCGGAAATGAAGGTTTGACAGTGGATTACCCGGCTTCATCCGCGTATACGATTGCCGTTGGTGCTGTAGACCAGTACTATCGAATGCCCGCTTGGTCTAATTATGGAAAAGGCTTGGACCTTTTAGCCCCTGGAGTGGATATTCAATCCACCGTGCAAACAAATAAGTATGCGTCTTACAGCGGAACCTCCATGGCAGCTCCGCATGTAACAGCAGCAATTTCGAAACTTTTGCCCCTGTATACAGGACCGAAAAATGGGGAAAGAGTAGAATGGGTGAGAAGCAGATTAAAAGATTACGCGGATGTGAGATCTGTAGCTATAAAAGGCCGCACCCTGCAGGTTCCGGTATTGAATCTTTACAATAGCTATTACGGGTTGAAATAA
- a CDS encoding swarming motility protein SwrAA: MSNELTPFDQRMNDKQIRSYSIRREIDFVMRENQILKSRKAENAVTLFIRYCVNYTSCTSFSDISSSTLEDYIQHHIGRPNKSREYDSFKGLKNDVKLLEQLISNSPDDTCKLDFSLMNTNLWSSEESIEYYKPRKNNFFLQ, from the coding sequence ATGAGTAATGAGTTAACCCCGTTTGATCAGCGAATGAATGATAAGCAAATCAGGAGCTATTCAATACGGAGAGAAATTGATTTTGTTATGAGAGAGAATCAAATTTTAAAAAGCAGGAAAGCAGAGAATGCTGTGACCTTATTTATACGATATTGTGTAAATTATACAAGCTGCACAAGTTTTTCGGATATCAGCAGTTCCACACTTGAAGATTATATTCAGCATCATATCGGCCGGCCCAATAAGTCCAGAGAGTATGATTCATTTAAAGGGTTAAAAAATGATGTGAAGCTCTTGGAACAGCTTATTTCCAATTCACCAGACGATACTTGCAAGCTGGACTTTTCGCTTATGAATACGAATCTTTGGTCTTCTGAAGAAAGCATTGAGTATTACAAACCCAGAAAAAATAATTTTTTCCTTCAATAA
- the galU gene encoding UTP--glucose-1-phosphate uridylyltransferase GalU, which yields MKVRKAIIPAAGLGTRFLPATKAQPKEMLPIVDKPTIQYIIEEAVASGIEDIIIVSGRGKRAIEDHFDKSYELEETLAKKGKDKVLKEVQAISGLANIHYIRQKEPKGLGHAINCASRFIGDEPFAVLLGDDIVRSEVPCTKQLIDAFDQHQRSVVGVQQVPDEDVSKYGIIAPQETPNGDKMISVHTLVEKPKREEAPSNYAIMGRYILTPEIFSILEELPPGAGGEIQLTDALKVLNESQPIYAYNFDGQRYDVGDKFGFIKATVDFALERDDLRDQVNSYLEEVVKK from the coding sequence ATGAAAGTAAGAAAAGCCATTATTCCAGCTGCAGGTTTAGGTACACGCTTTTTGCCTGCTACAAAAGCACAGCCGAAGGAAATGCTTCCGATTGTAGACAAGCCAACGATTCAATACATTATTGAAGAAGCGGTTGCCTCAGGTATTGAAGATATTATTATCGTAAGCGGACGCGGAAAGCGCGCGATCGAGGATCATTTTGATAAATCCTATGAGCTGGAAGAAACGCTTGCCAAAAAAGGGAAAGACAAGGTTCTGAAAGAGGTTCAGGCAATCTCCGGCCTTGCCAACATTCATTACATCCGCCAAAAAGAGCCTAAGGGATTGGGCCATGCGATTAACTGTGCAAGCCGTTTTATTGGCGACGAGCCTTTCGCCGTTTTGCTTGGTGATGACATTGTCCGTTCGGAAGTTCCGTGCACGAAGCAGCTGATTGATGCCTTTGATCAGCATCAGCGCAGTGTCGTTGGAGTGCAGCAGGTTCCTGATGAGGATGTATCCAAATACGGAATCATCGCTCCGCAGGAAACGCCGAATGGAGATAAAATGATTTCTGTACATACATTGGTTGAAAAGCCGAAGAGAGAAGAAGCACCTTCTAACTATGCCATTATGGGCCGCTATATTTTAACACCTGAAATTTTCAGCATTCTTGAGGAGCTGCCACCGGGAGCCGGCGGAGAAATTCAGCTGACAGATGCACTAAAGGTATTGAACGAAAGCCAGCCAATTTACGCATACAATTTTGACGGCCAGCGCTATGACGTCGGCGACAAATTTGGGTTTATTAAAGCAACTGTAGATTTTGCCCTTGAGCGCGATGATTTGAGAGATCAAGTGAACAGCTATCTGGAAGAGGTAGTGAAAAAGTAA